A single window of Coffea eugenioides isolate CCC68of chromosome 7, Ceug_1.0, whole genome shotgun sequence DNA harbors:
- the LOC113776912 gene encoding putative late blight resistance protein homolog R1C-3, protein MEISSSSSTDCFDSALDYLGWMNKTLEYELCFDIWNLEKEVRLLQTFDLYLRMCRRRRNHETCLERDEEEKDVASFRIQNLIKRRMPDLVFACSEYLIHSRSPGLIQIKSELSIFREAIKLFFETDIKESCINFLLDYYWLRDPELVIDFIDSVSKNLAELRKRDVFGTLKEKLMFWKSFIRFAMLQGQQLIDLLIHAEVVAINAQRLISIWWFDREGEVRNETELQISQLIGGKINLSDPQVRETYIHVLTASKLSRSSNTSALEKNKHIVVDFMDSLVHNITELLESCTSILVPIIFHMQKLLDGLRFLTILLRHPEKFKELRRGMKTLIGVVVCDAAIVIFSLSVNQLIKEGLAKDNDVALFHLLKVLKFIKAEVEQVYPVTSVSPFGFPRTNELGSMDFLLENLIELESCNGADDSIAFPKDQIHTVLDDLLFLRSFLGKIVDQRNRNGKLQALWSRVIEVAYRAEFVIDSIVIGDKHEYLESVVRDIQLLRTEIETYECTKHDTGAQRTNRKSFHIESKRSTPMLNDVVVGFDDEVKTIIDRLTRGSKLLDFASIVGMGGLGKTTLANRIYNDPLILRHFHIVAWCAVSQVYSMRSLLVQLLCSICSESPDQYLEMDKADLAHMLYKRLKRNRYLIILDDVWEIEAWNLVKSSLPDDANGSRILFTSRIELQFSPDSNAHHLRQLTDEESWKLLQKKLFGKEGCPPGLIEVGSQIAKFCRGLPLTVVLVAGIFANIAENYWKEVAKSLTSSSVLADEYCRKTIELSYSHLPDDLKSCLLYFCVFSVGKISDVCIISWLWISEGFLRKTEGKSLEDVANDCLTALVDRSLVMVTERGSAGDTKACRLHDLVHEFCVQKFEEENFIHNIRHGKDPYSLTCLSNAYRGVYDTNSRKLKTPEAMLSFPNLRTMILIQCFELTVLDLESSLPKLLRVLILGGINSVAVFPMEVVLLVHLRFLRLDIARLKSIPSAIDNLSRLQTLVASGLDVDCWLPKTIWNIKTLRHLHTGYGFKFPLNLKQLTLLRNHQPWSEISTIGKLPNLEVLKLLYRSLDGEEWETKDGEFPNLCVLKLSGLQFCSWIASSAIFPRLEKLVVHDCTKLEEVPSCLGECPTLEMIEVRRCSESVESSVEQIQQEQMDMGNEVLRIVIEHFGYTSSDSEEEEEDEEEE, encoded by the exons ATGGAGATATCCTCCAGTAGTAGCACTGATTGCTTTGATTCCGCTCTAGATTATCTGGGCTGGATGAATAAGACCCTGGAGTATGAGTTGTGTTTTGATATCTGGAACCTAGAGAAAGAGGTGAGACTGTTACAAACCTTTGATCTGTATCTGAGAATGTGTAGGAGGAGGAGGAACCATGAAACCTGTTTGGAACGAGATGAGGAGGAGAAGGATGTTGCTTCTTTCAGAATTCAAAATCTGATTAAAAGAAGAATGCCAGATCTTGTATTTGCTTGCAGCGAATACTTGATTCATTCCCGTTCACCTGGTTTGATTCAAATCAAAAGTGAGCTCAGCATATTCCGGGAAGCAATCAAGTTGTTTTTCGAGACAGATATCAAGGAATCGTGCATCAACTTTCTGTTGGACTATTACTGGCTGAGGGACCCAGAACTGGTTATTGATTTCATTGATTCGGTTTCAAAGAATCTGGCGGAACTCCGCAAAAGGGACGTATTCGGAACCCTTAAAGAGAAGCTAATGTTCTGGAAAAGTTTCATTCGCTTTGCCATGCTTCAGGGTCAGCAATTGATAGATCTCTTAATTCACGCTGAAGTGGTGGCTATCAATGCACAACGCCTGATTTCTATATGGTGGTTTGACAGAGAAGGTGAAGTACGCAATGAAACGGaacttcaaatttctcaacTAATAGGTGGAAAGATTAATCTCAGTGATCCACAAGTCCGAGAAACTTATATCCATGTCTTGACTGCTTCAAAGTTATCAAGATCATCAAACACTTCAGCTCTCGAGAAGAATAAGCATATAGTAGTTGACTTTATGGATTCTCTCGTCCACAATATTACGGAGCTACTAGAATCTTGTACCAGTATTCTGGTTCCAATTATATTTCACATGCAAAAACTCCTTGACGGGCTAAGATTCCTGACAATCCTTCTCAGGCATCCGGAGAAGTTCAAAGAGCTACGCCGTGGAATGAAGACTCTTATTGGAGTTGTGGTCTGTGATGCAGCAATCGTAATTTTCTCACTTTCTGTGAATCAATTGATCAAAGAAGGCTTGGCCAAGGATAATGATGTTGCTCTTTTTCATTTGCTCAAAGTGCTCAAGTTTATTAAGGCAGAAGTTGAACAGGTTTATCCAGTAACATCAGTATCGCCATTTGGCTTTCCTAGGACCAATGAGTTGGGCTCTATGGATTTTCTCCTTGAAAATCTGATTGAACTGGAAAGTTGTAATGGGGCTGATGATTCAATTGCATTCCCAAAAGATCAAATCCACACAGTGCTAGACGATCTTCTATTCTTAAGATCTTTTCTTGGCAAGATAGTAGACCAGCGCAACCGGAATGGAAAACTCCAAGCTCTTTGGAGTCGTGTTATAGAGGTTGCTTACAGGGCAGAGTTTGTCATTGACTCTATTGTGATTGGTGATAAACATGAATATTTGGAAAGTGTTGTCAGAGATATCCAGCTTTTGAGGACTGAGATTGAAACCTATGAGTGCACGAAGCATGACACTGGAGCTCAGAGAACTAACCGGAAATCTTTCCACATTGAGTCAAAACGTAGCACCCCAATGTTGAATGACGTTGTGGTGGGTTTTGATGATGAGGTAAAGACAATTATTGATAGGCTTACCAGGGGTTCAAAGCTGTTGGATTTTGCTTCAATTGTGGGTATGGGTGGACTTGGTAAGACAACATTGGCCAATAGAATTTACAATGATCCATTAATTTTGAGGCACTTTCATATCGTTGCTTGGTGTGCTGTTTCTCAAGTATATAGCATGCGGAGTTTGTTAGTTCAGCTTTTGTGTAGTATTTGTTCTGAGAGTCCTGATCAATATCTTGAGATGGATAAAGCTGATTTGGCTCACATGCTGTACAAGCGTTTGAAGAGAAATAGGTATCTTATCATTTTGGATGATGTGTGGGAGATTGAGGCATGGAATTTGGTGAAAAGTTCATTGCCGGATGATGCTAATGGAAGCAGGATTCTTTTTACCAGCAGAATTGAATTGCAATTCAGTCCTGATAGCAACGCTCACCATCTTCGGCAGCTTACTGATGAAGAGAGTTGGAAATTGTTGCAGAAAAAGCTATTTGGTAAAGAAGGATGCCCTCCAGGACTAATTGAAGTTGGATCTCAAATAGCAAAATTTTGCAGGGGCTTACCTCTTACGGTTGTCcttgttgctggaatttttgCTAATATTGCAGAAAATTACTGGAAAGAAGTTGCGAAGAGTCTAACTTCCAGTAGTGTCCTTGCTGATGAATACTGCAGGAAGACAATTGAGCTGAGTTATAGTCATTTACCAGATGATTTGAAGTCATGCCTTCTTTACTTTTGTGTATTTTCAGTAGGCAAAATATCTGATGTCTGCATTATTTCCTGGCTTTGGATCTCTGAAGGATTTCTACGAAAGACTGAAGGAAAGAGCTTAGAGGATGTGGCCAACGACTGCTTGACGGCTCTGGTTGATAGAAGTTTAGTTATGGTTACCGAACGAGGAAGTGCGGGCGATACCAAAGCCTGCAGACTTCACGATTTGGTGCATGAGTTTTGTGTGCAAAAATTCGAAGAAGAAAACTTTATACATAATATTCGTCATGGGAAAGATCCTTATAGTCTTACTTGCCTAAGCAACGCCTACCGAGGAGTTTATGATACAAATTCCAGGAAATTAAAGACTCCGGAGGCAATGCTATCTTTTCCTAATTTACGCACCATGATCTTGATTCAATGTTTTGAGCTTACTGTGTTGGATTTGGAGTCTTCGTTACCTAAACTTCTTAGAGTGTTGATTTTAGGAGGCATCAATTCTGTTGCAGTTTTTCCTATGGAAGTAgtattgcttgttcatttgcGATTCTTGAGACTTGATATTGCAAGATTGAAATCCATCCCATCTGCAATAGACAACCTCTCAAGGTTACAAACTTTAGTGGCTAGTGGATTGGATGTGGATTGTTGGTTACCGAAGACTATCTGGAACATTAAGACATTGAGGCATCTACATACAG GATATGGATTTAAATTCCCGTTGAATTTGAAGCAGTTGACCCTCTTACGTAATCATCAGCCATGGAGTgaaatttcaacaattggaaaATTGCCCAATCTTGAAGTGCTTAAATTACTCTATCGCTCTTTGGATGGGGAGGAATGGGAAACGAAAGATGGGGAGTTCCCCAACCTCTGCGTCTTGAAATTGTCTGGCTTGCAATTTTGCAGCTGGATTGCATCTTCTGCTATTTTTCCCCGTCTTGAGAAATTGGTTGTGCATGATTGTACGAAGCTGGAAGAGGTGCCTTCTTGTTTAGGGGAATGTCCGACTCTTGAAATGATCGAGGTGAGACGGTGTAGCGAGTCTGTTGAAAGTTCAGTGGAGCAAATTCAACAAGAACAGATGGATATGGGAAACGAAGTTCTAAGGATCGTAATTGAACATTTTGGCTATACATCAAGTGactcagaagaagaagaagaagacgaagaagaagaataa